In a single window of the Osmerus eperlanus chromosome 4, fOsmEpe2.1, whole genome shotgun sequence genome:
- the ube4b gene encoding ubiquitin conjugation factor E4 B, whose translation MEELSADEIRRRRLARLAGGQGSQPSTPLSTPLTSPQRETPPGPLPGTSGAPPQSLTPAASNSLGLSVHSVTPATSPMGASGVAYRSQSSEGVSSLSSSPSNSLETQSQSLSRSQSMDIDTACEKSMSQVDVDSGIENMEVEDSDRRDKRNLAEKESSASSDVSEEQALQLICKILRVSWTEQDRDVIYLPSLAADFQHSHNHVFSDFKDLIGQILMEVLMMSTQSRVHNPFASLTATSQPITAAKSPDRRLTLVQPPSQGTSPMAPCGGSFGASSLSSLYGCSPHPLSLNTPRMTSAPLPTPTSTPTTPSSPLLFPPPSPPAPPAPPRLSLNPPSAPLPISQRYRPYTVTSPWGAPTPPSPNPRVASLPGLSPNPAGLLVPPNTPAPPDPLSPPRARPTASTPLPGGAPSPRAAPRRGARVSRIPSSPFSLRYFSLSDMSQDSSDEDPEDEEDEFARVQFGSSLGASGGGMSSESASDRFTIEACKETEMLNYLIERFDSVGMEERKAPKMCSHPSVSQLLSNIRSQCISHAALVLQGALTQPRNPLQPSLLVPYLLCRNLPYGFIQELVRITHLEEDVFRQIFVPILQGLAMAAKECSFDSDNFKFPLMALAEICEIKFGKTHPMCNLMSCLPLWCPRALSPGCGREVQRLSYLGAFFSLSVFAEDDTKVGDKYFSGPAITMENTRVVSQSLQHYLESARGDLFKILHNVLLNGETREAALNYMAVLVNRNVKKAQMQTDDKLVSTDGFMLNFLWVLQQLSMKIKLETVDPFYIFHPRCRLALSPEETRLKAPMEELRAWLTELHDDPSQFSEPKFPTECFFLTLHAHHLSILPGCRRYIRRLRAIRELNRTVEELKNSESQWKDSPLAGRHREMLKRCKTQLKKLVRAKACADAGLLDENLLRRCLQFYSMVIQLILRTVDPAFPHMTLPLNPEIPKSFAALPEFYIEDVAEFLLFVVQYSPQVLYEPCVQDIVTFLVVFICSQNYIRNPYLIAKLVEVLFVTNPAVQPRTQRFSEMMENHPLSVKQLVPALMKFYTDVEHTGATSEFYDKFTIRYHISTIFKSLWQNIGHHGTFLEEFNSGKQFVRYINMLINDTTFLLDESLESLKRIHEIQEEMKNRDQWEQLPREQQTSRQSQLTQDERVSRSYLALATETVDMFHILTKQVQKPFLRPELGPRLAAMLNFNLQQLCGPKCRDLKVENPEKYGFEPKKLLDQLTDIYLQLDCARFAKAIADDQRSYSRELFEEVISKMKKAGIKSTIAIEKFKLLSEKVEEIVARNSQSEMDYSDAPDEFKDPLMDTLMTDPVILPSGNIMDRSIILRHLLNSPTDPFNRQPLTESMLESVPELKERIQAWMREKQGGRHAL comes from the exons ATGGAAGAATTGAGTGCCGACGAG ATCCGCAGAAGGCGATTAGCCCGACTGGCTGGAGGGCAGGGTTCCCAGCCCAGTACCCCTCTCAGTACTCCCCTGACGTCCCCACAGAGAGAAACTCCGCCTGGGCCCCTGCCTGGAACCTCAGGGGCACCTCCTCAGTCTCTGACCCCAGCCGCCTCAAACTCTCTGGGCCTCAGCGTCCACAGTGTCACCCCTGCCACCTCACCCATGGGTGCCTCCG GCGTGGCGTACCGCAGCCAGAGCAGCGAGGGGGtgagctctctctccagctccccctccaacaGCCTGGAGACCCAGTCCCAGAGTCTGTCACGCTCCCAGAGCATGGACATAGACACCGCCTGTGAAAAGAG caTGTCCCAGGTGGATGTGGACTCAGGTATagagaacatggaggtggaggacagtGACCGCAGGGACAAGAGGAACCTGGCTGAGAAG GAGTCCTCGGCCAGCTCAGATGTGTCTGAGGAGCAGGCCCTGCAGCTGATCTGTAAGATCCTGCGTGTCTCCTGGACGGAGCAGGACAGAGACGTCATCTACCTGCCCTCCCTCGCCGCCGACTTCCAGCACAGCCACAACCATG tcttcTCTGACTTCAAAGACCTGATTGGCCAGATCCTGATGGAGGTGCTCATGATGTCTACCCAATCACGCGTCCACAACCCCTTCGCCAGCCTGACTGCCACgtcccagccaatcacagctgcCAAATCCCCGGACCGGCGCCTGACACtggtccagccccccagccaggGCACCAGCCCCATGGCTCCCTGTGGGGGTTCCTTTGGAGCCAGCTCTCTGTCCAG CCTATACGGGTGCAGccctcaccctctgtctctgaACACACCCCGGATGACCtctgcacccctccccacccccacctccacccccaccaccccttcctcccccctcctcttcccccctccgagcccccctgccccgcccgccccccccagactcagcctcaaccccccctccgccccattGCCCATCTCCCAGCGCTATCGCCCCTACACAGTCACCTCCCCCTGGGGGGCCCCGACCCCccctagccccaaccccaggGTGGCCAGCCTCCCTGGCCTGTCTCCCAACCCCGCTGGCCTCCTGGTGCCCCCcaacaccccagccccccccgaccccctcagcccccccaggGCCCGGCCCactgcctccacccccctgcctggGGGGGCCCCCTCGCCCAGAGCGGCCCCCCGGAGAGGTGCCCGTGTCTCCAGGATCCCCTCTAG CCCCTTCTCCCTCCGGTACTTCTCCCTGTCGGACATGTCTCAGGACAGCAGTGATGAAGATcccgaggacgaggaggacgagttTGCGCGGGTTCAGTTTGGGTCCAG cctgggGGCATCTGGAGGGGGGATGTCCAGTGAGTCGGCCAGCGACCGGTTCACCATTGAAGCGTGCAAGGAGACAGAGATGCTCAACTACCTCATCGAGCGCTTCGACAGTGTcggcatggaggagaggaaggcccCCAAG atgtgCAGCCACCCCAGTGtgagccagctcctcagcaacATCCGTTCTCAGTGCATCTCCCACGCTGCTCTGGTGCTCCAGGGAGCGCTCACCCAGCCCAG GAACCCCCTGCAGCCATCCCTGCTGGTGCCCTACTTGCTGTGCCGGAACCTTCCGTACGGCTTCATCCAGGAGCTGGTCCGCATCACCCACCTGGAGGAGGATGTGTTCAGACAG ATCTTCGTTCCCATCCTCCAAGGCCTGGCCATGGCAGCCAAGGAATGCTCCTTCGACAGCGACAACTTCAAATTCCCCCTCATG GCATTAGCAGAGATTTGTGAAATAAAGTTTGGAAAGACTCACCCCATGTGCAATTTG atgagCTGCCTGCCTCTGTGGTGTCCGCGGGCCCTGAGTCCAGGCTGTGGGAGGGAGGTCCAGAGGCTGTCCTACCTGGGGGCCTtcttcagcctgtctgtcttcgCTGAGGACGAT ACCAAAGTCGGGGACAAGTACTTCTCAGGTCCAGCTATCACCATGGAGAACACGCGCGTCGTCAGCCAATCACTGCAGCACTACCTGGAGTCTGCAAGA GGTGACCTGTTTAAAATCCTTCACAACGTGCTGCTGAatggggagaccagggaggctgCTCTCAACTACATGGCAGTTCTGGTGAACCGCAACGTGAAGAAGGCCCAGATgcag acggACGACAAGCTGGTGTCCACAGACGGCTTCATGCTGAACTTCCTGTGGGTGCTGCAGCAGCTGAGCATGAAGATCAAGCTGGAGACGGTGGATCCCTTCTACATCTTCCACCCCCGCTGCCGCCTGGCGCTGAGCCCTGAGGAGACGCGTCTCAAGGCCCCTATGGAGGAGCTGAGGGCCTGGCTCACAGAGCTGC ACGACGACCCCAGCCAGTTCTCGGAGCCCAAGTTCCCCACCGAGTGTTTCTTCCTGACGCTGCACGCTCACCACCTGTCCATCCTGCCCGGGTGCAGGCGTTACATACGCAGGCTCCGGGCCATCCGTGAGctcaacag gacggtggaggagctgaagaaCAGTGAGAGCCAGTGGAAGGACTCTCCTCTGGCCGGCCGACACAGAGAGATGCTGAAGAGATGCAAAACCCAGCTCAAG AAACTGGTGCGCGCGAAGGCGTGTGCCGACGCAGGCCTGCTGGATGAGAACCTGCTGCGCAGATGTCTTCAGTTCTACAGCATGGTGATCCAGCTGATCCTGCGCACAGTGGACCCAGCCTTCCCCCA CATGACCTTACCACTGAACCCTGAGATCCCAAAAAGCTTTGCTGCTCTTCCTGAGTTCTACATCGAGGACGTGGCTGAGTTCCTGCTCTTCGTCGTGCA gTATTCCCCGCAGGTCTTGTACGAGCCGTGCGTCCAGGACATCGTCACCTTCCTGGTGGTGTTCATCTGCAGCCAGAACTACATCAGGAACCCCTACCTGATCGCCAAGCTGGTGGAGGTGCTGTTCGTCACCAACCCAGCCGTGCAGCCTCGCACGCAGCGCTTCTCCGAGATGATGGAGAACCACCCGCTGTCCGTCAAGCAGCTAGTCCCCGCCCTCATGAAGTTCTACACCG ACGTGGAACACACCGGGGCCACCAGCGAGTTCTACGACAAGTTTACCATCCGCTACCATATCAGTACCATCTTCAAGAGCCTGTGGCAGAACATAGGGCACCACGGAACCTTCCTCGAGGAGTTCAA TTCCGGGAAGCAGTTTGTGCGCTACATCAACATGTTGATCAACGACACCACCTTCCTATTGGACGAGAGCCTGGAGTCACTGAAGCGCATCCACGAGATCCAGGAAGAGATGAAGAACAGGGACCAATGGGAGCAGCTGCCCAGG GAGCAGCAGACGAGCCGGCAGTCCCAGCTGACGCAGGACGAGCGAGTGTCACGCTCCTACCTGGCCCTCGCCACGGAGACGGTGGACATGTTCCACATCCTCACCAAGCAGGTCCAGAAGCCCTTCCTCAGGCCT GAGCTGGGTCCTCGCCTGGCGGCCATGTTGAACTTCAACCTCCAGCAGCTTTGCGGCCCCAAGTGTCGggacctgaaggtggagaacccGGAGAAGTACGGCTTCGAGCCCAAGAAGCTCCTGGACCAGCTGACTGACATCTACCTGCAGCTGGACTGCGCTCGCTTTGCCAAGGCCATCGCAGACGACCAG CGGTCGTACAGCCGAGAGCTCTTCGAGGAGGTGATATCTAAGATGAAGAAGGCCGGTATCAAGTCCACCATCGCCATTGAAAAATTCAAGCTGCTAtcggagaaggtggaggagatcgTCGCCAGGAACTCGCAGTCCGAAATGGACTACAGCGACGCGCCCGACGAGTTCAAAG ACCCTCTCATGGACACCCTGATGACCGACCCAGTGATCCTGCCGTCTGGGAACATCATGGATCGCTCCATCATCCTGCGCCACCTGCTCAACTCTCCCACAGACCCCTTCAACAGGCAGCCACTCACAGAGAGCATGCTGGAGTCAG TCCCTGAGCTGAAGGAGAGGATCCAGGCGTGGATGAGGGAGAAGCAGGGAGGCCGTCACGCACTGTGA
- the rbp7a gene encoding retinoid-binding protein 7a, whose product MPDSFCGTWDMVSNANMEGYMVALGIGDTTRKIALKLKQKKVIEVQGDCYTIKTLSTFRKYIVSFKVGQTFEESTKGLDSRRCKSLVEWEGSRLVCEQTGEKRNRGWAHWIDNDKLHLELYCEGQVCKQVFKRIQ is encoded by the exons ATGCCAGACAGCTTCTGTGGAACATGGGACATGGTCAGCAACGCCAACATGGAAGGGTACATGGTGGCGCTTG GCATAGGCGACACCACACGTAAGATCGCTCTGAAACTGAAGCAGAAGAAGGTGATCGAGGTGCAGGGAGATTGCTACACCATCAAAACTCTCAGCACCTTCCGGAAATACATCGTCTCTTTCAAGGTTGGACAGACATTCGAGGAGTCCACCAAGGGTCTGGACAGCAGACGCTGCAAG tcGCTGGTGGAGTGGGAGggcagcaggctggtgtgtgagcAGACTGGGGAGAAGAGGAACCGGGGCTGGGCTCACTGGATCGACAACGACAAACTGCATCTG gagCTGTATTGTGAAGGGCAAGTTTGCAAGCAAGTTTTCAAAAGAATACAGTGA